Proteins encoded together in one Acidimicrobiia bacterium window:
- a CDS encoding nucleoside hydrolase translates to MGNSVIIDTDPGQDDAVALLLALGSTLDVLAVTVGAGNVPLDLTVKNALKVCDLANRSDLPVYAGAGGPLEGELVTAEHVHGPSGLDGYDLPPPSRLASEGFAPDKIVELIMNRPAGEVTLCTLGPLTNVALALRLEPTIAGRLSRIVMMGGGFFEGGNTTPAAEFNIYVDPVAAAEVFSSGIDLVMMPLDVTHQVLSNPDRVRSFKEIGNLAGEVVAGWIGFFDRYDMEKYGTEGAPLHDPCVIAYLLEPGLFSGRFCNVEIETESPLTRGMTVVDWWGVSGRTPNAHVMRHVDADGFFSLLVRTVGML, encoded by the coding sequence ATGGGTAATTCGGTCATCATTGATACCGACCCTGGCCAGGATGACGCAGTGGCCCTGCTGCTGGCGCTGGGGTCCACCCTGGATGTGTTGGCCGTCACGGTCGGGGCGGGCAACGTACCGCTCGATCTCACAGTCAAGAATGCGCTAAAAGTCTGTGATCTCGCCAATCGGTCGGATCTGCCGGTGTACGCGGGCGCCGGTGGTCCTCTGGAAGGAGAGCTTGTAACCGCCGAGCATGTGCACGGACCGTCTGGTCTTGACGGTTACGATCTTCCGCCTCCTTCCCGTCTGGCATCCGAAGGGTTCGCGCCCGACAAGATTGTCGAGCTGATCATGAATCGACCGGCCGGTGAGGTAACCCTGTGCACCCTTGGCCCGCTCACCAATGTGGCGCTTGCCCTTCGTCTGGAACCGACCATCGCCGGGCGTCTGTCCAGAATTGTAATGATGGGTGGTGGCTTCTTTGAGGGGGGCAATACCACTCCGGCTGCCGAGTTCAACATCTATGTCGATCCGGTGGCGGCGGCTGAAGTCTTCAGTTCTGGCATTGATCTCGTCATGATGCCTCTCGATGTGACGCATCAGGTGTTGAGCAATCCCGATCGGGTCAGATCGTTCAAGGAGATCGGGAATCTTGCCGGAGAAGTCGTGGCAGGTTGGATCGGGTTCTTCGACCGCTATGACATGGAAAAGTACGGTACCGAAGGGGCCCCGCTCCATGATCCGTGCGTCATCGCCTACCTGCTCGAACCGGGGCTGTTCTCGGGGAGGTTCTGCAACGTTGAGATTGAGACCGAATCGCCGCTGACCAGAGGGATGACGGTCGTCGACTGGTGGGGAGTGTCAGGCCGAACCCCCAATGCGCATGTCATGCGCCACGTCGACGCCGACGGGTTCTTTTCGCTCCTCGTTCGAACCGTGGGAATGCTCTAG
- a CDS encoding DUF4395 domain-containing protein: MPIVDVNVPRINQAVTSSLTAVAFVRSSPELVAVAFAILVLSRVGGSRLAPITQLYVRFIRPRFQPAGPSDFEDARPPAFAQLIGAIVLGLALAGLYGGVPIVGWALTLLVTALAGLAATTRICVGCIMYERFIMEPAT; this comes from the coding sequence TTGCCAATCGTTGATGTCAACGTCCCCCGAATCAATCAAGCAGTAACCAGCTCGCTCACCGCGGTTGCCTTTGTCCGTTCCAGTCCCGAATTGGTGGCAGTCGCCTTCGCCATTCTCGTTCTTTCTCGAGTTGGCGGTTCGCGGTTGGCTCCGATCACCCAGTTGTACGTGCGCTTTATCCGCCCCCGCTTCCAGCCAGCGGGCCCATCCGATTTCGAAGATGCCCGCCCGCCTGCGTTCGCCCAGCTGATCGGGGCCATAGTCCTCGGTCTGGCTCTGGCCGGGCTGTATGGAGGAGTTCCCATCGTCGGATGGGCTCTGACGTTGCTTGTAACGGCCCTGGCAGGTTTGGCAGCCACGACGAGGATCTGCGTCGGGTGCATCATGTATGAGCGATTCATCATGGAGCCGGCTACGTGA